A section of the Branchiostoma floridae strain S238N-H82 unplaced genomic scaffold, Bfl_VNyyK Sc7u5tJ_819, whole genome shotgun sequence genome encodes:
- the LOC118409028 gene encoding ephrin type-A receptor 8-like, whose amino-acid sequence KHDGKFQVTQLVGMIRGVASGMRYLSEMNYVHRDLAARNVLINSQLVCKVSDFGLSRVLGDDPDAAYTTNGGKIPIRWTSPEAIAFRKFTSASDVWSYGVLVWEVMSYGERPYWNWSNQDVIKSVEAGYRLPPPMDCPQAIYQLMTDCWERERNARPKFTLIVERVDRMIRNPAVLKVLAQPRPMQPSFQPVLPTVPQWLDSMKMGRYRDNFTNGGYSSMDLVMKMNIRDLQ is encoded by the exons AAACATGATGGAAAGTTCCAGGTTACCCAGCTGGTGGGGATGATCAGGGGTGTGGCCTCAGGCATGAGGTACCTGTCAGAGATGAACTATGTACACAGG GACCTGGCAGCCAGAAACGTGCTGATAAACTCCCAGCTGGTGTGTAAGGTGTCTGACTTTGGGCTGTCCAGAGTGCTGGGAGACGACCCGGATGCAGCCTACACTACAAAC GGAGGAAAGATCCCCATCAGATGGACGTCCCCAGAAGCCATCGCTTTCAGGAAGTTCACATCAGCCAGCGACGTGTGGAGCTATGGGGTCCTGGTGTGGGAGGTGATGTCATACGGGGAGCGGCCATATTGGAACTGGTCCAACCAAGAT GTGATTAAGTCAGTGGAAGCTGGGTACAGACTACCCCCTCCTATG GACTGTCCCCAGGCCATCTACCAGCTGATGACAGACTGCTGGGAGCGCGAGAGGAATGCGCGGCCCAAGTTCACGCTGATTGTGGAGAGGGTGGACAGGATGATCAGGAACCCGGCCGTGCTCAAGGTGCTGGCTCAGCCCAG ACCGATGCAGCCATCGTTCCAGCCCGTGTTACCCACCGTGCCCCAGTGGCTGGACAGTATGAAGATGGGGAGATACCGGGACAACTTCACCAACGGGGGGTACTCCTCCATGGACCTGGTCATGAAGATGAACATCAGGGATCTACAAG